From Paraflavitalea devenefica, the proteins below share one genomic window:
- a CDS encoding RNA recognition motif domain-containing protein, with product MNIFVGNLNKKTTAHHLFQLFLQFGKVISARIVMDSETGHSTGCAYIEMDNNAGTAAIRNLNDRIFMNSYMEVNEVTIAW from the coding sequence ATGAATATTTTTGTTGGTAACCTCAACAAGAAAACGACTGCCCACCATCTTTTTCAGCTCTTCCTGCAATTCGGTAAAGTCATTTCTGCACGCATTGTGATGGATTCCGAAACCGGCCATTCTACAGGCTGCGCCTATATAGAAATGGACAACAATGCCGGAACTGCCGCCATCCGGAATCTGAATGACCGCATCTTCATGAACAGTTATATGGAGGTAAATGAAGTGACCATCGCCTGGTAG
- a CDS encoding DNA alkylation repair protein, protein MTKAEVMKELQSLGSKEAKERWSKHGAREPFFGVKVEDLKKIMKKIKNDQALALELYETGNSDAMYLAGLVADGAKMAKQQLQAWADQAPWYMISEYTVPWVASENAHGHELALQWIDSKKEHIAASGWSTLAGLLAIKPDTEIDTEEIKSLLDRVEKTIHTAPNRTRYAMNGFVIAVGGYVPVLTAQAIATAKKIGVVEVDMGGTACKVPFAPDYIQKMKEKGYLGKKRKTIRC, encoded by the coding sequence ATGACAAAAGCCGAAGTAATGAAGGAGCTGCAATCGCTGGGCAGTAAAGAGGCGAAGGAAAGGTGGAGCAAGCATGGGGCCCGGGAACCCTTTTTCGGGGTGAAGGTGGAAGACCTGAAGAAGATCATGAAAAAGATCAAAAATGACCAGGCGCTGGCGCTGGAGTTGTATGAGACGGGAAACTCGGATGCCATGTACCTGGCCGGACTGGTAGCCGATGGAGCTAAGATGGCGAAGCAACAGCTGCAGGCCTGGGCTGATCAGGCGCCCTGGTACATGATCAGTGAATATACCGTTCCCTGGGTGGCGTCTGAAAATGCCCACGGGCATGAACTGGCGCTGCAATGGATTGATAGTAAAAAGGAACATATAGCAGCCAGCGGCTGGAGCACCCTGGCAGGTTTACTGGCCATTAAGCCGGATACTGAAATTGATACAGAGGAAATAAAGTCGCTGCTGGATAGAGTGGAGAAAACGATCCATACAGCGCCCAACCGTACAAGGTATGCCATGAATGGTTTTGTGATTGCTGTGGGCGGCTATGTGCCCGTATTAACGGCACAGGCAATAGCTACCGCGAAGAAGATCGGGGTAGTAGAAGTGGATATGGGAGGTACAGCCTGCAAAGTACCCTTTGCGCCAGACTATATCCAGAAGATGAAGGAGAAGGGATACCTTGGTAAAAAGCGGAAAACGATCAGGTGCTGA
- a CDS encoding response regulator transcription factor, with protein sequence MTTRKGRVLLAEDDLALSYVIKDNLVEAGYEVIVCPDGQTAIDQFDKGRFDICLLDVMMPNKDGFTVARKIRQHSDVIPILFLTARSMEEDRIKGFVSGADDYITKPFSMQELLLRMDVFMRRTKKLSADQLQEFTIGKLTFSYSDLKLNTPTESFTLTQKEADLLKFLCEHANHILKREEVLLHVWGKDDYFLGRSMDVFMTKLRKYFKADPDVLLETIHGVGFRFNASVQVPA encoded by the coding sequence ATGACAACGAGAAAAGGAAGAGTATTGCTGGCCGAAGACGATCTGGCATTGAGCTATGTGATCAAAGATAACCTGGTAGAGGCCGGTTATGAAGTAATCGTATGCCCCGACGGCCAGACAGCTATTGACCAGTTTGATAAGGGGCGGTTTGACATCTGCCTGCTCGATGTAATGATGCCCAATAAGGACGGTTTTACCGTAGCCAGAAAGATCCGCCAGCACAGCGATGTGATCCCCATCCTTTTCCTGACCGCCCGCTCCATGGAGGAAGACCGGATCAAAGGATTTGTGTCTGGCGCCGACGACTACATTACAAAGCCGTTCAGCATGCAGGAACTGCTGTTGCGTATGGATGTTTTTATGCGCCGAACCAAAAAGCTGTCGGCAGACCAACTGCAGGAGTTCACCATCGGCAAACTTACTTTCTCCTATAGCGACCTTAAGCTGAATACGCCCACTGAAAGCTTTACCCTCACCCAGAAGGAAGCCGACCTGCTGAAGTTCCTTTGTGAACATGCCAATCATATCCTGAAACGGGAGGAGGTGTTGCTGCATGTATGGGGCAAGGACGACTACTTCCTGGGCAGAAGCATGGACGTTTTTATGACCAAGCTCCGTAAATATTTTAAGGCCGATCCCGATGTACTCCTGGAAACGATCCATGGAGTAGGCTTCCGCTTCAATGCCTCCGTACAGGTGCCCGCCTGA
- a CDS encoding CBM96 family carbohydrate-binding protein has translation MKQLYAFLIFLLMVSALQAQVTLSADGPGNTYSLIESKGFGIESPDCRHTSFGPHVTEVFDNILGKNVFVFHSHPVADDDRCGADDRVRMEIKGGSGSPAAMQHTQGQTAYYRWKFKLDAGFIPSSRFTHIFQIKAIEGDAGAPLITITPRAGNPQKMQIIHSAGEGSGSLGTVHQVDLAPFKGTWVEAYVKYKSSEGSAGTFEITIKRISDGVTLLSYSRTGIDMWRTDADYNRPKWGVYRGKDDVLRDEQVRFADFCISETSESQCPSSIGGNPPGGGDVNLAPANDAYVRDGTNAGTAFGSTDAASLVTKLAPSGQLNNNREAYLAFDAASVSGTISAVTLRVYGRTEDDRDANVPVALYAVANTGWSESSITWNNKPAAGTTALATATVTDETGRYYTWNVTSYVQSEIAAGRPVVSFVLKNTQTTDGRLLWNSKETGSNPPQLAVTTTTSLQSQRQLLQATAEEDAKEMTLITYPNPFRQNNTITFQLVAGGPTQLAAYDMTGKQVAVLVNGRLAAGTHRAYLKPDALPAGVYLLRLVNNGKTITHKLVKE, from the coding sequence ATGAAGCAGCTTTATGCTTTCCTTATTTTCCTGCTGATGGTTTCCGCGCTACAGGCGCAGGTAACACTCTCTGCAGATGGCCCGGGCAACACCTACTCATTGATCGAGTCAAAAGGCTTTGGCATTGAAAGCCCCGATTGCCGGCATACTTCTTTTGGTCCGCATGTGACCGAAGTATTCGATAACATACTGGGCAAAAATGTTTTTGTATTCCATAGTCACCCGGTTGCGGATGATGATCGCTGCGGTGCTGACGACCGTGTGCGGATGGAGATCAAAGGGGGCAGTGGCTCACCGGCGGCCATGCAGCATACGCAGGGGCAAACAGCTTATTACCGCTGGAAGTTCAAGCTGGATGCCGGCTTCATTCCCTCCAGCCGCTTTACCCATATTTTCCAGATCAAGGCCATCGAAGGTGATGCCGGCGCTCCGCTGATCACCATTACGCCGAGGGCAGGCAATCCGCAGAAAATGCAGATCATTCACAGTGCGGGAGAAGGCAGCGGTAGCCTGGGCACGGTGCACCAGGTAGACCTGGCGCCTTTTAAAGGCACCTGGGTGGAAGCCTATGTAAAATACAAAAGCAGTGAAGGCAGCGCCGGTACTTTTGAGATTACCATCAAAAGGATCAGTGATGGCGTTACCCTGCTTTCTTATAGCCGTACAGGCATTGATATGTGGCGTACGGATGCCGATTACAACCGTCCAAAATGGGGTGTTTACCGCGGTAAGGATGATGTGCTGCGCGATGAGCAGGTGCGCTTTGCCGATTTCTGTATATCAGAAACCAGCGAAAGCCAGTGTCCCAGCAGCATTGGCGGCAACCCGCCCGGAGGTGGAGATGTTAACCTGGCGCCTGCCAATGATGCTTATGTAAGGGATGGCACCAATGCCGGTACGGCATTCGGATCCACAGATGCTGCTTCATTGGTGACCAAACTGGCTCCTTCGGGCCAGCTTAACAATAACCGCGAAGCCTACCTTGCATTCGATGCGGCTTCAGTAAGCGGTACTATTTCCGCGGTTACACTACGTGTATATGGCCGTACGGAAGATGACCGGGATGCCAATGTGCCGGTAGCGTTATATGCAGTTGCCAATACCGGCTGGAGCGAATCATCCATCACCTGGAACAATAAACCGGCTGCCGGGACCACAGCGCTGGCCACCGCTACGGTTACCGATGAAACAGGCCGGTATTATACCTGGAACGTGACCAGCTATGTGCAAAGCGAAATAGCAGCAGGACGTCCCGTGGTATCCTTTGTATTAAAGAATACCCAAACTACTGACGGGCGCCTTTTGTGGAATTCAAAAGAAACAGGTTCCAATCCTCCGCAACTGGCGGTCACCACCACTACTTCCCTGCAATCACAAAGACAGTTGTTGCAGGCAACAGCCGAAGAAGACGCAAAGGAAATGACTTTGATAACCTACCCCAATCCTTTCCGGCAAAACAATACCATTACATTCCAACTGGTTGCCGGCGGGCCAACGCAGTTGGCTGCCTATGATATGACCGGGAAGCAAGTGGCGGTATTGGTCAACGGCCGTTTAGCGGCCGGTACACACCGTGCTTACCTGAAGCCCGATGCCTTGCCGGCAGGTGTATACCTGCTGCGGCTGGTAAACAATGGGAAAACAATAACCCATAAGCTCGTAAAGGAATAA
- a CDS encoding CBM96 family carbohydrate-binding protein, whose translation MKKEGRMRKFRQLFISCLLLLLVHYGLAQTLPANFQRVLVTGSITGPTAMAFTPDGRVLVCQQNGQLRVVKNGSLLSTPAVTLSVNTSGERGLIGVAVDPNFASNQYIYLYYTHTSGPHNRLSRFTMTGDVAGSELAILDLPTLSGIYHNGGGLAFGNDGKLYVAVGENQVGSNSQNLDNYLGKLLRINSDGSVPAGNPFTGNAARSRIWAYGLRNPFTIASDPVTGKIFVNDVGNATWEEINDATTSGRNFGWPDKEGMCTSGCTGYTNPIYVYATNRDDPPPNGQGCAINGGTFFNGGISNWPAVYNGKYFFLDYCGSWIDYINPTSPSRVSFGTGLSSGLVYIKQGTDGNLYYLRRDNSSLYRIVYTGNQAPTITTQPQNISVPVGGTATFTVAATGSPAPTYQWRKGTTNIAGATGTSYTITNVQTSHAGQYNVVVTNSAGTVTSSNATLTVTQPNTLPVATVSSPANGALFRSGDVISFSGTGTDSEDGTLPGSAFEWWVDFHHATHVHPGPQLTDGVTSGSFTSNLSGHNETNIWYRIYCAVQDSQGGRDTSYVEIFPVTSNLTLQTQPAGLQVRLDAVPFTAPYTTEAISGATRPIVAISPQTLNGVTYIFDHWSQGGAAAQDITITDNDVTYTAHYRVAPPPVNITPVHDAYVRDGTNAAITHGTTDSTLLITKVSPAGQLNNAREAYLQFDLSSISGNISSVTLRVYGKVDGTAVPSVLVGVYPVANTTWTENAITWNNKPATGTELANATVTNTAYSYITWDVTNYVKSELLAGRTKVSLAMKSLVAHDPRIFWNSSEFGSNPPQLSLIVEGGNVAPTVSITAPANNAVFTAPASVTINATAADSDGSVRRVEFFNGTTSLGIDSTAPYAFTWNNVPQGTYTLTAKATDDSSAVTTSAPVNITVQAPPTCTPVTASADDGNVAANVLDNDLNTRWSANGDGQWIQLCLSDTFTITGVQIAFYSGNVRTSTFDVLVGNDGANWTTAATGRVSSGTSLNLETFTFAAQTGKYVRIVGHGNSVNLWNSYTEVKVQTSTGGGQEYTLSPTQDAYVRDGTNAAITHGVTDSTLLITKVSPAGQLNNAREAYLSFNLSSVSGTASSVLLKVYGKVDGTAVPSVLVGVFSVANTSWTEAAITWNNKPASGATALDTVTVTNTAYAYYTFDVTSYVQSELAAGRTTVSFAMKSLVAHDPRIFWNSSEFGSNPPQLVVNTGTQLTQQSGQMLTIEEDKTATGLALNSFPNPFGTSSTITFSLKKSGYTTLAVYDLQGRQVAMLLQARLAAGEHRTRFVPGKLAAGVYVLKLVQEGKVTTRKLLKE comes from the coding sequence ATGAAAAAAGAAGGTCGCATGAGAAAATTCCGGCAGCTATTCATAAGCTGCCTTTTATTGTTGCTGGTACACTATGGCCTGGCGCAAACATTGCCTGCCAATTTTCAGCGGGTACTGGTGACAGGAAGCATTACGGGGCCTACTGCAATGGCCTTTACACCGGACGGCCGGGTGCTGGTATGCCAGCAGAACGGGCAACTGCGGGTGGTAAAAAATGGCAGCTTATTGTCTACGCCCGCCGTTACCTTATCGGTCAACACCAGCGGGGAACGCGGGCTCATTGGCGTTGCGGTAGACCCCAACTTTGCCAGCAACCAATACATTTACCTGTATTATACGCATACTTCTGGTCCGCATAACCGCCTGAGCCGGTTTACCATGACGGGTGATGTAGCGGGATCAGAATTAGCGATACTGGACCTGCCTACGCTGAGCGGCATTTACCACAATGGTGGCGGACTAGCGTTTGGTAATGATGGTAAATTATATGTGGCCGTGGGAGAGAACCAGGTAGGTTCCAATTCGCAGAACCTGGACAATTACCTGGGTAAATTATTACGTATTAATTCCGATGGATCGGTGCCGGCAGGAAATCCTTTTACGGGTAACGCGGCACGCAGCCGTATCTGGGCTTATGGTTTACGCAACCCTTTTACCATAGCTTCTGATCCGGTAACGGGTAAAATATTTGTAAATGATGTGGGCAATGCTACCTGGGAAGAGATCAATGATGCCACTACCAGTGGCCGCAATTTTGGCTGGCCCGATAAAGAGGGTATGTGTACCAGTGGCTGTACAGGATATACCAATCCTATTTATGTATACGCCACCAATCGCGATGATCCACCACCTAATGGACAAGGCTGTGCTATTAACGGCGGTACTTTCTTCAACGGCGGCATCAGCAATTGGCCGGCGGTGTATAATGGTAAATACTTCTTCCTGGACTATTGTGGTTCCTGGATTGATTACATCAATCCCACTTCTCCTTCACGGGTATCATTTGGTACAGGGCTAAGCAGCGGACTGGTATACATCAAGCAGGGAACAGACGGGAACCTGTATTACCTGCGCCGTGACAATAGTTCCCTGTACAGGATCGTGTACACAGGCAACCAGGCGCCTACCATTACTACACAACCGCAAAATATTTCAGTGCCGGTGGGAGGCACCGCTACCTTTACCGTAGCAGCTACCGGCAGCCCGGCGCCGACTTACCAGTGGCGGAAAGGCACTACCAATATTGCAGGCGCTACCGGCACTTCCTATACCATCACCAATGTACAAACCTCCCATGCCGGTCAGTACAATGTAGTAGTGACCAACAGTGCCGGAACGGTGACCAGCAGCAATGCCACGCTTACCGTTACCCAACCCAATACCTTACCGGTAGCAACAGTAAGCAGTCCGGCCAATGGTGCACTGTTCAGGTCGGGGGATGTGATCAGCTTTAGCGGTACCGGTACAGATAGCGAAGATGGAACACTGCCTGGCAGTGCGTTTGAATGGTGGGTTGATTTTCACCATGCCACACACGTACATCCTGGTCCACAGCTCACGGATGGCGTAACCAGTGGTTCCTTCACGTCCAATCTGTCGGGGCACAATGAAACCAATATCTGGTACCGCATTTATTGCGCGGTGCAGGACTCCCAGGGCGGACGCGATACTTCCTATGTAGAAATATTCCCGGTCACCTCTAATCTTACGCTGCAAACACAGCCGGCAGGATTGCAGGTACGACTGGATGCTGTGCCATTCACAGCGCCTTATACCACAGAGGCTATTTCCGGGGCAACGAGACCCATCGTCGCCATTTCACCGCAAACCCTGAATGGGGTAACTTATATTTTTGACCACTGGAGCCAGGGCGGTGCTGCTGCACAGGATATCACCATTACGGATAATGATGTTACCTATACAGCGCATTATCGCGTGGCGCCACCACCCGTAAATATCACACCGGTACATGATGCCTATGTACGGGATGGCACCAACGCGGCCATTACACATGGCACTACCGATTCCACGTTATTGATCACCAAAGTATCGCCGGCCGGGCAACTGAACAATGCCCGCGAAGCTTACCTGCAGTTTGATCTTTCGTCTATTAGCGGTAATATATCGTCGGTGACATTGCGGGTATATGGTAAAGTAGATGGTACGGCCGTTCCTTCTGTATTGGTAGGCGTGTACCCGGTAGCCAATACTACCTGGACAGAGAATGCCATTACCTGGAATAATAAACCTGCTACAGGTACTGAACTGGCCAATGCTACGGTGACCAATACCGCTTATTCCTATATCACCTGGGACGTTACCAATTATGTGAAGAGCGAATTGCTGGCAGGCCGCACCAAAGTGTCGTTGGCCATGAAGAGTCTGGTGGCGCATGATCCACGTATATTCTGGAACTCATCAGAGTTTGGTTCCAACCCACCGCAGTTGTCACTCATCGTTGAAGGTGGCAATGTGGCCCCCACAGTCAGCATTACGGCGCCGGCCAACAATGCAGTGTTCACAGCACCCGCTTCCGTTACCATTAATGCAACGGCCGCCGACAGCGATGGCAGTGTGCGGAGGGTGGAATTCTTTAACGGAACCACCAGTCTGGGTATAGACAGTACGGCTCCTTATGCTTTCACCTGGAATAATGTACCACAAGGTACTTATACGCTCACCGCGAAAGCTACCGACGATAGCAGTGCTGTTACTACTTCTGCACCGGTAAATATTACCGTGCAGGCTCCGCCAACCTGTACGCCGGTCACCGCCAGTGCCGATGACGGCAATGTGGCGGCCAATGTATTGGACAATGACCTCAATACCCGCTGGAGTGCCAACGGCGACGGGCAGTGGATACAGCTTTGCCTGAGTGATACATTTACCATAACAGGCGTGCAGATCGCCTTCTACAGCGGTAATGTACGTACTTCCACCTTCGACGTATTGGTGGGCAATGATGGCGCTAACTGGACTACGGCAGCTACAGGCCGTGTGAGCAGCGGTACTTCCTTAAACCTGGAGACTTTCACGTTTGCTGCACAGACCGGTAAATATGTACGTATCGTAGGGCATGGCAACAGTGTGAACCTGTGGAACAGTTATACAGAAGTGAAAGTGCAAACCAGCACCGGCGGCGGTCAGGAATACACCTTGTCGCCTACACAGGATGCTTATGTACGCGATGGCACCAATGCAGCCATTACACATGGAGTGACTGATTCTACCTTGCTGATCACGAAAGTATCACCGGCAGGTCAGTTGAATAATGCACGGGAAGCCTACCTCAGCTTTAACCTGTCTTCCGTAAGTGGAACTGCTTCATCCGTGTTATTAAAAGTATACGGCAAAGTAGATGGCACTGCAGTGCCCAGTGTACTGGTGGGTGTATTTTCTGTGGCCAATACCAGCTGGACAGAAGCGGCCATTACCTGGAACAACAAACCGGCTTCAGGAGCTACTGCCCTGGATACCGTTACAGTGACCAATACCGCTTATGCGTATTATACTTTTGATGTAACCAGCTATGTACAAAGTGAACTGGCGGCAGGCCGCACCACCGTATCCTTTGCCATGAAGAGCCTGGTGGCGCATGACCCGCGTATATTCTGGAATTCATCAGAGTTTGGCTCCAATCCGCCGCAACTGGTGGTGAACACCGGCACGCAGCTTACACAGCAGTCCGGTCAGATGCTGACAATAGAAGAAGATAAAACAGCTACCGGTTTGGCGTTAAACAGCTTTCCCAATCCTTTCGGGACAAGCAGTACCATTACTTTCTCCCTGAAAAAAAGTGGTTATACAACACTGGCCGTGTATGACCTGCAGGGCAGGCAGGTGGCAATGCTGCTACAGGCACGCTTAGCTGCCGGAGAGCACAGAACAAGGTTTGTGCCGGGCAAACTGGCAGCCGGCGTGTATGTATTGAAACTGGTACAGGAGGGCAAGGTAACAACACGTAAACTGCTGAAAGAATAA
- a CDS encoding 3-oxoacyl-ACP synthase III family protein: MQRTIITGTGSYIPSVIKKNSDFISNSFYTEDRGLIDRPQEEIVDKFKQITGIEERRYASDTITASDMAIQAAFLAIRDSGVDPETLDQIIVAHNYGDVLPHTTQTDNVPSLASRVKQGLGIKNPSCIPYDILFGCPGWLQGLIQGDLFCRAGAAKKCLVIGTETLSRVVDDHDRDSMIFSDGAGACVMEYKEAGDKHGILSTSTRSDCVEEAGYIYFGQSNAPDADADTRYIKMKGRKVYEYAIKYVPAAMKECLDKSGVGIHELKKIFIHQANEKMDEGIVRAFYNLYGAKAPRDIMPMCIHWLGNSSVATIPTLYDLVRRNKLTEHALKPGDVILFASVGAGMNINAVCYRY, translated from the coding sequence ATGCAAAGAACCATTATTACAGGAACCGGGAGTTATATTCCTTCCGTGATCAAAAAGAACAGTGATTTTATCTCCAATAGCTTTTATACGGAAGACAGGGGGCTCATAGACCGCCCCCAAGAGGAAATAGTGGATAAATTTAAGCAGATCACCGGTATTGAAGAGCGGCGTTATGCCTCTGATACCATTACCGCTTCTGATATGGCCATCCAGGCCGCCTTCCTCGCTATAAGGGACAGTGGTGTTGATCCGGAAACGCTGGATCAGATTATTGTAGCGCATAATTACGGGGATGTGCTGCCCCATACTACACAAACTGATAATGTTCCCTCACTGGCATCACGGGTGAAGCAGGGATTGGGGATCAAAAACCCTTCCTGTATTCCATATGATATATTGTTTGGCTGCCCGGGCTGGCTGCAGGGCCTCATACAGGGCGACCTGTTTTGCCGGGCAGGCGCTGCCAAAAAATGCCTGGTCATTGGCACAGAAACTCTGTCGAGGGTGGTGGATGATCATGACAGGGACAGCATGATCTTTTCCGATGGAGCAGGGGCTTGTGTGATGGAATACAAGGAAGCAGGCGATAAGCATGGCATACTGAGCACCAGCACACGGTCCGATTGTGTGGAGGAAGCCGGGTATATCTATTTTGGTCAATCCAATGCGCCGGATGCAGATGCGGATACGCGTTATATTAAAATGAAAGGCCGGAAAGTATATGAATATGCCATTAAGTACGTGCCGGCAGCCATGAAAGAATGCCTTGATAAAAGCGGTGTAGGCATCCATGAGCTGAAAAAGATCTTCATTCACCAGGCCAATGAGAAAATGGATGAAGGTATCGTGCGCGCTTTTTACAACCTGTACGGCGCCAAAGCTCCCCGTGATATTATGCCTATGTGTATCCACTGGCTGGGTAATAGTTCCGTAGCTACCATTCCTACCTTATATGACCTGGTGCGCAGGAACAAACTAACGGAGCATGCCCTGAAACCGGGCGATGTCATCCTGTTTGCATCAGTAGGCGCGGGTATGAACATTAATGCGGTTTGTTACCGGTATTAG